From the Chiroxiphia lanceolata isolate bChiLan1 chromosome 13, bChiLan1.pri, whole genome shotgun sequence genome, one window contains:
- the NDRG4 gene encoding protein NDRG4 isoform X3, whose product MSSSPLWTPDWKEHDIETPYGLLHVVIRGSPKGNRPAILTYHDVGLNHKLCFNTFFNYEDMQEITKHFVVCHVDAPGQQAGASQFPQGYQYPSMDQLAAMLPSVVQHFGFKYVIGIGVGAGAYVLAKFALIFPDLVEGLVLMNIDPNGKGWIDWAAAKLSGLTSTLPDIVLSHLFSQEELMNNTELVQSYRQQIGSVVNQFNLQLFLNMYNSRRDLDINRPGTVPNAKTLRCPVMLVVGDNAPAEEGVVECNSKLDPTNTTFLKMADSGGLPQVTQPGKLTEAFKYFLQGMGYMPSASMTRLARSRTASLTSASSVDGTRPRACTHSESTEAMGQINHTMEVSC is encoded by the exons ATGTCTTCCTCTCCGCTGTGGACACCAGACTGGA aggAACATGACATTGAGACCCCCTATGGGCTGCTGCACGTGGTCATCCGGGGCTCTCCCAAGGGGAACCGCCCGGCCATCCTGACGTACCACGACGTGGGGCTCAACC ACAAGCTTTGCTTCAACACCTTCTTCAACTACGAGGACATGCAGGAGATCACGAAGCACTTTGTGGTGTGCCATGTGGATGCGCCGGGCCAGCAGGCAGGAGCCTCACAGTTCCCTCAGGG gtACCAGTATCCATCCATGGACCAGCTGGCTGCCATGTTACCCAGTGTGGTGCAGCATTTTGG GTTCAAGTACGTGATTGGGATCGGTGTTGGGGCAGGAGCCTACGTGCTGGCCAAGTTTGCG CTCATCTTCCCTGACCTGGTCGAAGGACTGGTCCTCATGAACATCGACCCCAACGGCAAAGGCTGGATTGACTGGGCAGCTGCCAAG CTCTCTGGCCTCACCAGCACACTGCCAGACATCGTCCTGTCCCACCTGTTCAGCCAG GAAGAGCTGATGAACAACACGGAGTTGGTGCAGAGTTACCGGCAGCAGATCGGCAGCGTGGTGAACCAGTTCAACCTCCAGCTCTTCCTCAACATGTATAACAG ccGCAGGGACCTGGACATCAACCGGCCTGGGACTGTACCCAATGCCAAGACGCTGCG CTGCCCCGTGATGCTGGTGGTCGGAGACAACGCGCCTGCTGAAGAGGGGGTG GTGGAGTGTAACTCTAAGCTGGATCCCACCAACACCACCTTCCTGAAG ATGGCTGACTCCGGTGGGCTGCCTCAGGTCACACAG CCAGGCAAGCTGACCGAAGCCTTCAAGTACTTCCTGCAAGGCATGGGCTACA TGCCATCTGCCAGCATGACCCGCCTGGCACGCTCCCGCACGGCCTCCCTCACCAGCGCCAGCTCTGTGGATGGCACCCGCCCACGTGCCTGCACCCACTCGGAGAGCACCGAGGCCATGGGGCAGATCAACCACACCATGGAGGTATCGTGCTGA
- the NDRG4 gene encoding protein NDRG4 isoform X1, with protein MSSSPLWTPDWKEHDIETPYGLLHVVIRGSPKGNRPAILTYHDVGLNHKLCFNTFFNYEDMQEITKHFVVCHVDAPGQQAGASQFPQGYQYPSMDQLAAMLPSVVQHFGFKYVIGIGVGAGAYVLAKFALIFPDLVEGLVLMNIDPNGKGWIDWAAAKLSGLTSTLPDIVLSHLFSQEELMNNTELVQSYRQQIGSVVNQFNLQLFLNMYNSRRDLDINRPGTVPNAKTLRCPVMLVVGDNAPAEEGVVECNSKLDPTNTTFLKMADSGGLPQVTQPGKLTEAFKYFLQGMGYITHLKDRRLSGGTVPSASMTRLARSRTASLTSASSVDGTRPRACTHSESTEAMGQINHTMEVSC; from the exons ATGTCTTCCTCTCCGCTGTGGACACCAGACTGGA aggAACATGACATTGAGACCCCCTATGGGCTGCTGCACGTGGTCATCCGGGGCTCTCCCAAGGGGAACCGCCCGGCCATCCTGACGTACCACGACGTGGGGCTCAACC ACAAGCTTTGCTTCAACACCTTCTTCAACTACGAGGACATGCAGGAGATCACGAAGCACTTTGTGGTGTGCCATGTGGATGCGCCGGGCCAGCAGGCAGGAGCCTCACAGTTCCCTCAGGG gtACCAGTATCCATCCATGGACCAGCTGGCTGCCATGTTACCCAGTGTGGTGCAGCATTTTGG GTTCAAGTACGTGATTGGGATCGGTGTTGGGGCAGGAGCCTACGTGCTGGCCAAGTTTGCG CTCATCTTCCCTGACCTGGTCGAAGGACTGGTCCTCATGAACATCGACCCCAACGGCAAAGGCTGGATTGACTGGGCAGCTGCCAAG CTCTCTGGCCTCACCAGCACACTGCCAGACATCGTCCTGTCCCACCTGTTCAGCCAG GAAGAGCTGATGAACAACACGGAGTTGGTGCAGAGTTACCGGCAGCAGATCGGCAGCGTGGTGAACCAGTTCAACCTCCAGCTCTTCCTCAACATGTATAACAG ccGCAGGGACCTGGACATCAACCGGCCTGGGACTGTACCCAATGCCAAGACGCTGCG CTGCCCCGTGATGCTGGTGGTCGGAGACAACGCGCCTGCTGAAGAGGGGGTG GTGGAGTGTAACTCTAAGCTGGATCCCACCAACACCACCTTCCTGAAG ATGGCTGACTCCGGTGGGCTGCCTCAGGTCACACAG CCAGGCAAGCTGACCGAAGCCTTCAAGTACTTCCTGCAAGGCATGGGCTACA TCACCCACCTGAAGGATCGGAGGCTGAGTGGAGGCACAG TGCCATCTGCCAGCATGACCCGCCTGGCACGCTCCCGCACGGCCTCCCTCACCAGCGCCAGCTCTGTGGATGGCACCCGCCCACGTGCCTGCACCCACTCGGAGAGCACCGAGGCCATGGGGCAGATCAACCACACCATGGAGGTATCGTGCTGA
- the NDRG4 gene encoding protein NDRG4 isoform X4, with the protein MPECWDGEHDIETPYGLLHVVIRGSPKGNRPAILTYHDVGLNHKLCFNTFFNYEDMQEITKHFVVCHVDAPGQQAGASQFPQGYQYPSMDQLAAMLPSVVQHFGFKYVIGIGVGAGAYVLAKFALIFPDLVEGLVLMNIDPNGKGWIDWAAAKLSGLTSTLPDIVLSHLFSQEELMNNTELVQSYRQQIGSVVNQFNLQLFLNMYNSRRDLDINRPGTVPNAKTLRCPVMLVVGDNAPAEEGVVECNSKLDPTNTTFLKMADSGGLPQVTQPGKLTEAFKYFLQGMGYMPSASMTRLARSRTASLTSASSVDGTRPRACTHSESTEAMGQINHTMEVSC; encoded by the exons ATGCCGGAGTGCTGGGATGGG gAACATGACATTGAGACCCCCTATGGGCTGCTGCACGTGGTCATCCGGGGCTCTCCCAAGGGGAACCGCCCGGCCATCCTGACGTACCACGACGTGGGGCTCAACC ACAAGCTTTGCTTCAACACCTTCTTCAACTACGAGGACATGCAGGAGATCACGAAGCACTTTGTGGTGTGCCATGTGGATGCGCCGGGCCAGCAGGCAGGAGCCTCACAGTTCCCTCAGGG gtACCAGTATCCATCCATGGACCAGCTGGCTGCCATGTTACCCAGTGTGGTGCAGCATTTTGG GTTCAAGTACGTGATTGGGATCGGTGTTGGGGCAGGAGCCTACGTGCTGGCCAAGTTTGCG CTCATCTTCCCTGACCTGGTCGAAGGACTGGTCCTCATGAACATCGACCCCAACGGCAAAGGCTGGATTGACTGGGCAGCTGCCAAG CTCTCTGGCCTCACCAGCACACTGCCAGACATCGTCCTGTCCCACCTGTTCAGCCAG GAAGAGCTGATGAACAACACGGAGTTGGTGCAGAGTTACCGGCAGCAGATCGGCAGCGTGGTGAACCAGTTCAACCTCCAGCTCTTCCTCAACATGTATAACAG ccGCAGGGACCTGGACATCAACCGGCCTGGGACTGTACCCAATGCCAAGACGCTGCG CTGCCCCGTGATGCTGGTGGTCGGAGACAACGCGCCTGCTGAAGAGGGGGTG GTGGAGTGTAACTCTAAGCTGGATCCCACCAACACCACCTTCCTGAAG ATGGCTGACTCCGGTGGGCTGCCTCAGGTCACACAG CCAGGCAAGCTGACCGAAGCCTTCAAGTACTTCCTGCAAGGCATGGGCTACA TGCCATCTGCCAGCATGACCCGCCTGGCACGCTCCCGCACGGCCTCCCTCACCAGCGCCAGCTCTGTGGATGGCACCCGCCCACGTGCCTGCACCCACTCGGAGAGCACCGAGGCCATGGGGCAGATCAACCACACCATGGAGGTATCGTGCTGA
- the NDRG4 gene encoding protein NDRG4 isoform X2, whose translation MPECWDGEHDIETPYGLLHVVIRGSPKGNRPAILTYHDVGLNHKLCFNTFFNYEDMQEITKHFVVCHVDAPGQQAGASQFPQGYQYPSMDQLAAMLPSVVQHFGFKYVIGIGVGAGAYVLAKFALIFPDLVEGLVLMNIDPNGKGWIDWAAAKLSGLTSTLPDIVLSHLFSQEELMNNTELVQSYRQQIGSVVNQFNLQLFLNMYNSRRDLDINRPGTVPNAKTLRCPVMLVVGDNAPAEEGVVECNSKLDPTNTTFLKMADSGGLPQVTQPGKLTEAFKYFLQGMGYITHLKDRRLSGGTVPSASMTRLARSRTASLTSASSVDGTRPRACTHSESTEAMGQINHTMEVSC comes from the exons ATGCCGGAGTGCTGGGATGGG gAACATGACATTGAGACCCCCTATGGGCTGCTGCACGTGGTCATCCGGGGCTCTCCCAAGGGGAACCGCCCGGCCATCCTGACGTACCACGACGTGGGGCTCAACC ACAAGCTTTGCTTCAACACCTTCTTCAACTACGAGGACATGCAGGAGATCACGAAGCACTTTGTGGTGTGCCATGTGGATGCGCCGGGCCAGCAGGCAGGAGCCTCACAGTTCCCTCAGGG gtACCAGTATCCATCCATGGACCAGCTGGCTGCCATGTTACCCAGTGTGGTGCAGCATTTTGG GTTCAAGTACGTGATTGGGATCGGTGTTGGGGCAGGAGCCTACGTGCTGGCCAAGTTTGCG CTCATCTTCCCTGACCTGGTCGAAGGACTGGTCCTCATGAACATCGACCCCAACGGCAAAGGCTGGATTGACTGGGCAGCTGCCAAG CTCTCTGGCCTCACCAGCACACTGCCAGACATCGTCCTGTCCCACCTGTTCAGCCAG GAAGAGCTGATGAACAACACGGAGTTGGTGCAGAGTTACCGGCAGCAGATCGGCAGCGTGGTGAACCAGTTCAACCTCCAGCTCTTCCTCAACATGTATAACAG ccGCAGGGACCTGGACATCAACCGGCCTGGGACTGTACCCAATGCCAAGACGCTGCG CTGCCCCGTGATGCTGGTGGTCGGAGACAACGCGCCTGCTGAAGAGGGGGTG GTGGAGTGTAACTCTAAGCTGGATCCCACCAACACCACCTTCCTGAAG ATGGCTGACTCCGGTGGGCTGCCTCAGGTCACACAG CCAGGCAAGCTGACCGAAGCCTTCAAGTACTTCCTGCAAGGCATGGGCTACA TCACCCACCTGAAGGATCGGAGGCTGAGTGGAGGCACAG TGCCATCTGCCAGCATGACCCGCCTGGCACGCTCCCGCACGGCCTCCCTCACCAGCGCCAGCTCTGTGGATGGCACCCGCCCACGTGCCTGCACCCACTCGGAGAGCACCGAGGCCATGGGGCAGATCAACCACACCATGGAGGTATCGTGCTGA